One part of the Trichomycterus rosablanca isolate fTriRos1 chromosome 25, fTriRos1.hap1, whole genome shotgun sequence genome encodes these proteins:
- the sbds gene encoding ribosome maturation protein SBDS, translating into MSIFTPTNQIRLTNVAVVRMKKGGKRFEIACYKNKVMSWRSGAEKDLDEVLQTHTVFINVSKGQVAKKEDLSKAFGTEDLTEICKQILAKGELQVSDKERQTQLEQMFRDIATIVAEKCVNPETKRPYTVNLIERAMKDIHYSVKATKSTKQQALEVIKQLKESIQIQRAHMRLRFILPAKDGKRLKEKLKPLLKVVESEDFDDQLEMVCLIDPGCFREIDELIRCETKGKGSVEVLSLKDVEEGDERLE; encoded by the exons ATGTCGATATTTACACCAACTAATCAGATCCGCCTCACTAACGTGGCGGTGGTGAGAATGAAGAAAGGAGGAAAGCGATTTGAAATCGCCTGTTACAAAAATAAAGTGATGAGCTGGAGATCGGGAGC AGAGAAAGATCTGGACGAAGTTCTTCAGACACACACAGTGTTTATCAATGTGTCAAAGGGTCAAGTGGCCAAAAAGGAGGATCTGTCCAAAGCATTCGGAACAGAGGATTTAACTGAGATCTGCAAACAG attttgGCAAAAGGAGAGCTGCAAGTGTCTGATAAGGAGCGCCAGACTCAGCTGGAGCAGATGTTCCGGGATATTGCGACAATTGTGGCAGAGAAATGCGTGAATCCGGAAACCAAGCGCCCATATACAGTAAATCTGATAGAAAGAGCGATGAAGGACATTCACTACTCAGTGAAAGCCACTAAGAGCACAAAACAACAG GCACTTGAAGTGATCAAACAGTTGAAGGAGTCCATCCAGATCCAGAGAGCCCACATGCGGCTTCGCTTCATCCTGCCAGCCAAGGATGGGAAGCGGCTGAAAGAGAAGCTGAAGCCCCTGTTGAAGGTGGTGGAGAGCGAAGACTTCGATGATCAGCTCGAGATG GTGTGTTTGATTGATCCGGGCTGCTTTCGGGAGATCGACGAGCTGATTCGCTGCGAGACGAAAGGCAAAGGCTCGGTGGAGGTGCTCAGTCTGAAGGACGTCGAAGAAGGCGACGAGAGACTCGAATAA
- the LOC134302760 gene encoding claudin-like protein ZF-A89: MVSTSRQMLGVSLGIIGFIGTIIICTLPMWRVTAFIGANIVTAQIIWEGLWMNCVMQSTGQMQCKIYDSMLALPQDLQAARALIVISILVCVFGVLLGTVGAKCTNFVENETTKAKVAIASGVTFIIAGVLCLIPVCWSTNSIIQEFYNPIVISAQKRELVTMASMGLQLLAATLAIIGYVGVIVVCGLPMWRVTAFIGDNIVTSQIFWEGIWMNCVVQSTGQMQCKVYDSMLALSSDLQAARAMMVVSLVVGIAGIGLAFAAGKCTNMIAEGNGKAKATVAAGVVLIISGILCIIPVSWTASVVIQDFYNPLLVSAQKRELGASLYIGWGAGLLLVLGGALFCAACRQDDRPPSVRYQSASKSQVFSSKSSAPRSITSISKTYI, translated from the exons ATGGTGTCCACGAGCCGGCAGATGCTAGGGGTAAGCCTAGGCATTATTGGCTTCATAGGGACCATCATTATTTGTACTCTTCCAATGTGGAGGGTGACGGCCTTCATCGGAGCCAACATCGTGACAGCGCAGATCATCTGGGAGGGCCTGtggatgaactgtgtgatgcaGAGCACGGGTCAGATGCAGTGCAAGATCTACGACTCCATGCTGGCGCTGCCTCAGGATCTGCAGGCCGCCCGAGCTCTGATCGTCATCTCCATCCTCGTCTGTGTGTTCGGCGTCTTGCTGGGAACCGTCGGAGCCAAGTGCACCAACTTTGTGGAGAACGAGACGACCAAGGCCAAGGTAGCTATCGCCAGTGGCGTGACCTTCATCATCGCCGGGGTCCTCTGCCTCATTCCGGTCTGCTGGTCCACCAACAGCATCATCCAGGAATTCTACAACCCCATTGTTATCTCGGCTCAGAAGAGGGAGCT CGTGACAATGGCATCGATGGGTCTGCAGTTGTTGGCTGCCACTCTGGCCATAATCGGCTATGTCGGGGTGATCGTCGTTTGCGGCCTGCCCATGTGGAGGGTCACTGCTTTCATCGGAGACAACATAGTTACATCACAGATCTTCTGGGAGGGCATCTGGATGAACTGCGTGGTGCAGAGCACGGGGCAAATGCAGTGCAAGGTCTACGACTCCATGCTGGCGCTCTCTTCAGACCTGCAGGCCGCCCGTGCCATGATGGTCGTCTCGCTGGTGGTAGGCATCGCTGGGATTGGTTTGGCATTCGCTGCCGGCAAGTGCACCAACATGATCGCGGAGGGAAACGGCAAAGCAAAAGCTACTGTGGCTGCTGGAGTGGTTTTAATCATCTCGGGTATCCTCTGCATCATCCCTGTGTCCTGGACAGCCAGTGTGGTCATACAGGATTTCTACAACCCTTTGCTGGTCAGCGCACAGAAGCGTGAGCTTGGGGCTTCGCTCTACATCGGATGGGGAGCAGGATTACTCTTGGTGCTGGGAGGAGCACTGTTTTGTGCCGCTTGCCGACAGGACGATCGTCCACCATCTGTCAgatatcaatcagccagcaagtCCCAGGTATTCAGCTCAAAGAGTTCAGCACCGAGGTCCATCACGTCAATATCTAAGACCTACATCTAG
- the LOC134302413 gene encoding claudin-4-like yields the protein MALQVLGITLSMIGLAGTIIICALPMWKVTAFVGTNIVVAQVFWEGLWMTCVYEHTGQMQCKLYDALLDLDPTLQASRGLVVTTMALACLAFLIFLVGAECTNCLSNPRAKARIVVASGITFMLSGLGAAIPVSWTADTIIRDFHNPTVHEALKREMGAAIYVGWVTAGFLFVGGAVLCTSCPPERVKHSPRYTATKSSSPSTYAFRNYV from the coding sequence ATGGCTTTGCAGGTGCTGGGCATTACATTGTCCATGATTGGCCTGGCAGGCACCATCATCATCTGTGCACTGCCCATGTGGAAGGTAACAGCGTTCGTGGGCACTAACATCGTGGTGGCACAAGTCTTCTGGGAGGGCCTGTGGATGACCTGTGTGTACGAGCACACAGGCCAAATGCAGTGCAAGCTCTACGACGCGCTGCTGGACCTGGACCCGACCCTGCAGGCCTCACGAGGTCTAGTGGTTACCACTATGGCGCTTGCATGCCTTGCATTCCTTATATTTCTGGTGGGAGCTGAGTGCACCAATTGTCTCAGCAATCCTCGAGCGAAGGCCAGGATCGTGGTGGCATCTGGGATCACTTTCATGCTTTCAGGGCTGGGAGCAGCGATTCCGGTGTCCTGGACGGCCGACACCATCATCAGAGACTTTCATAACCCTACAGTGCACGAGGCACTAAAGAGGGAAATGGGCGCTGCCATTTATGTGGGCTGGGTGACCGCAGGGTTCCTGTTTGTCGGAGGGGCAGTTCTGTGTACCAGCTGCCCACCAGAGAGGGTCAAGCACTCTCCCAGATACACAGCAACAAAGTCAAGCAGCCCAAGTACATATGCCTTCAGGAACTATGTGTGA
- the LOC134302830 gene encoding claudin-4-like has translation MDSRLELASFAVALCGWICAILTRILPVWIVTGAVDNSTDTLSLYWDGIWLGWQEPSLGDLHCHFYQSLLSLSGGFGSWKVVFNVLLGVGAIPTVLYIVCLARFPQMVRIKAAAGFGFILSGLLMLVLMSWVTHITNSNLKTLITLKKDWGAALYFGWIGTVLFMVGGGVLGTWCCNAAPQEQGQAGTIQGAEPGAEDPLFAIHSAAFIPSPYRQTTRPV, from the coding sequence ATGGACTCCAGGCTCGAGCTAGCCAGCTTCGCGGTAGCTCTTTGTGGCTGGATTTGTGCCATCCTGACAAGAATCCTACCTGTCTGGATTGTGACCGGAGCTGTAGACAATTCCACCGACACTCTTTCTTTGTACTGGGACGGAATATGGCTAGGTTGGCAGGAACCCAGTTTGGGAGACTTGCACTGCCACTTCTACCAGTCTCTTTTGTCTTTGTCTGGAGGCTTCGGGTCCTGGAAAGTGGTGTTCAACGTGTTGCTTGGAGTAGGAGCTATCCCGACAGTGCTCTACATAGTTTGCTTGGCCAGGTTTCCCCAGATGGTGAGAATTAAAGCCGCAGCTGGGTTCGGTTTCATCTTATCCGGGCTGCTCATGCTGGTGCTCATGAGCTGGGTCACTCATATCACAAACAGTAATTTGAAGACACTGATCACTTTAAAAAAGGACTGGGGTGCAGCGCTGTATTTCGGATGGATTGGAACGGTGTTGTTTATGGTCGGGGGAGGAGTGCTGGGCACTTGGTGCTGTAACGCAGCTCCACAGGAGCAAGGACAAGCAGGAACAATACAAGGAGCGGAGCCGGGAGCTGAGGACCCTCTGTTCGCCATACACAGTGCTGCGTTCATACCGAGTCCATACAGGCAGACCACGAGACCCGTGTAA